The Microbacterium foliorum genome has a window encoding:
- a CDS encoding fumarylacetoacetate hydrolase family protein yields MRFAHLRRANSPAVHLAVVEGADAILVSDLLTDPPATLQQLIESGEPALAALRSAVAGGEAPRHPLDGWDYASAVITPPAVLAVGLNYAAHSSELGLKTDAAPTVFTLWPNSLTGHEQTTSWPRALSEAVDYEAELGVLIGTPAKDVAEAEALSHVWGYTVVNDITARNVQFSEAQWSRCKSFDGFTPTGPFAVTADEIADPQDLHIWAVVDGQTVQDASTDQMVRSVAKLIAHLSQSLTLLPGTLISTGSPGGAGYSRDPQIFLRDRSTVTVGIDGIGELTTHCRVQD; encoded by the coding sequence ATGCGGTTCGCTCATCTGCGCCGTGCCAACTCCCCCGCTGTGCATCTCGCAGTGGTGGAGGGGGCCGACGCCATCCTCGTCTCCGATCTCCTCACCGACCCTCCTGCGACTCTGCAGCAGCTGATCGAGAGCGGTGAGCCGGCTCTCGCCGCCCTGCGCTCTGCGGTCGCCGGCGGCGAGGCTCCCCGGCATCCGCTCGACGGGTGGGACTACGCGTCGGCCGTCATCACTCCCCCGGCGGTGCTCGCCGTGGGCCTCAACTACGCCGCGCACTCCAGTGAGCTCGGCCTGAAGACCGACGCGGCGCCGACGGTGTTCACGCTGTGGCCGAACTCGCTCACCGGTCATGAGCAGACCACCTCCTGGCCGCGCGCGCTGAGCGAGGCCGTCGATTACGAAGCCGAGCTCGGGGTGCTCATCGGCACCCCGGCGAAGGACGTCGCCGAGGCCGAGGCGCTGTCCCATGTGTGGGGCTACACCGTCGTCAACGACATCACCGCGCGCAACGTGCAGTTCTCCGAGGCGCAGTGGTCGCGCTGCAAGTCGTTCGACGGCTTCACCCCGACGGGCCCCTTCGCCGTGACCGCCGACGAGATCGCGGATCCTCAGGACCTCCACATCTGGGCCGTCGTCGACGGGCAGACCGTGCAGGACGCCAGCACCGACCAGATGGTGCGATCCGTCGCGAAGCTCATCGCGCACCTCTCGCAGTCGCTGACCCTGCTGCCGGGAACCCTGATCTCCACCGGGAGCCCCGGCGGCGCGGGCTACTCCCGCGATCCGCAGATCTTCCTCCGCGACCGTTCCACCGTCACCGTCGGCATCGACGGCATCGGCGAGCTGACGACGCACTGTCGCGTGCAGGACTGA
- a CDS encoding FKBP-type peptidyl-prolyl cis-trans isomerase yields the protein MTDRTKPEFDAPTGPAPAELVVRDIIEGDGAEAKPGDTVTVHYAGVEFESGEEFDSSWGRGETIQFPLRGLIQGWQDGIPGMKEGGRRELVIPPHLAYGPVGGGHFLSGKTLIFIIDLVKVG from the coding sequence ATGACTGATCGCACAAAGCCTGAGTTCGACGCCCCCACCGGCCCCGCTCCCGCGGAGCTCGTGGTCCGCGACATCATCGAAGGGGACGGAGCCGAGGCGAAGCCCGGCGACACCGTCACCGTGCACTACGCCGGAGTCGAGTTCGAGTCCGGCGAGGAGTTCGATTCCTCGTGGGGTCGCGGCGAGACCATCCAGTTCCCGCTGCGCGGCCTGATCCAGGGCTGGCAGGACGGCATCCCGGGCATGAAGGAGGGCGGTCGGCGTGAGCTCGTCATCCCGCCGCACCTCGCCTACGGCCCCGTGGGAGGTGGGCACTTCCTCTCCGGTAAGACCCTCATCTTCATCATCGACCTCGTGAAGGTCGGCTGA
- the rpsO gene encoding 30S ribosomal protein S15, with amino-acid sequence MALEADVKKAIIEEYATHPGDTGSPEVQAAMLTQRIKDLTEHLKEHKHDHHSRRGLFLLVGQRRRLLGYLQSVDIERYRSLIARLGLRR; translated from the coding sequence ATGGCACTGGAAGCAGACGTCAAGAAGGCGATCATCGAAGAGTACGCGACGCACCCCGGTGACACCGGATCCCCCGAGGTGCAGGCCGCGATGCTGACGCAGCGCATCAAGGACCTCACCGAGCACCTGAAGGAGCACAAGCACGACCACCACTCGCGTCGTGGCCTCTTCCTGCTCGTGGGTCAGCGCCGTCGTCTGCTCGGCTACCTCCAGAGCGTCGACATCGAGCGTTACCGCTCGCTGATCGCTCGCCTGGGTCTCCGCCGATAA
- a CDS encoding YceI family protein, producing the protein MTTIDIPGYRPGTYVLDPAHSEVTFSVRHMMISKVRGTFGVKSATLTAPENPLETTVEASVDVTSVDTKDEGRDQHLRSAEFFDTENFPTMDFVSTGARAEKGELFVDGDLTIRGITKPVTFEVDFGGFGSDPWGNYKAGASAKAVINREDFGLTWNAALETGGVLVGKDVTINLDLQAALQQD; encoded by the coding sequence ATGACCACCATCGACATCCCCGGCTACCGTCCCGGCACCTACGTCCTCGACCCCGCCCACAGCGAGGTCACGTTCAGCGTCCGCCACATGATGATCTCCAAGGTGCGCGGCACCTTCGGCGTGAAGAGCGCGACGCTCACCGCTCCCGAGAACCCCCTCGAGACCACGGTCGAGGCGAGCGTCGACGTGACCTCCGTCGACACCAAGGACGAGGGACGCGACCAGCACCTGCGGTCGGCCGAGTTCTTCGACACCGAGAACTTCCCGACCATGGACTTCGTCTCCACCGGTGCACGTGCCGAGAAGGGTGAGCTGTTCGTCGACGGAGATCTCACGATCCGCGGCATCACCAAGCCCGTCACGTTCGAGGTCGACTTCGGCGGCTTCGGCTCCGACCCGTGGGGAAACTACAAGGCGGGCGCGTCGGCGAAGGCCGTCATCAACCGCGAGGACTTCGGTCTGACCTGGAACGCCGCCCTCGAGACCGGCGGAGTGCTCGTCGGCAAGGACGTCACGATCAACCTCGACCTGCAGGCGGCTCTGCAGCAGGACTGA
- a CDS encoding PrsW family intramembrane metalloprotease: protein MSSGGPSQPSPYSPPPAQPQQQGQQPQHGQPPQYGQPPQYSPQQYARSNYTPPQFAQQPVYASVLAQPTPYSPPAPAAPSPAPGLPPLPPGRRGGRIALYSLFGFLGLLMLALVAYFGLFLGAAASFIGLVLALVPLAIVFFVVRMIDRWEPEPKSLVFFAIAWGAIAAVGLTLLVDLGLTAVFGLRSEAAGAVVQAPIVEEFWKGIGVFLIFLIARRSFDGPVDGVVYGALVGAGFAFTENIQYFAVSLIEGGSGQLTVTFILRAIMSPFAHAMFTSLTGLAIGLAARRHASAGAALGFGVLGMLGAMLLHGLWNGSSFVNFFLLYFVLQVPLFVGFIFGIIALRREESRLTRERLGDYAAAGWFTPEEVTMLATPAGRKTGLAWASQLRGDRRPLMRQFIKDATMLASVRQRAITGRDPMAPVDEQALLARTRAARAALLAY from the coding sequence ATGAGTTCCGGAGGACCGTCCCAGCCATCGCCCTACTCGCCGCCGCCCGCCCAGCCGCAGCAACAGGGACAACAGCCGCAGCACGGGCAGCCGCCGCAGTACGGACAGCCGCCGCAGTACTCGCCCCAGCAGTACGCCCGGTCGAACTACACGCCGCCGCAGTTCGCGCAGCAGCCCGTCTACGCCTCGGTGCTCGCGCAGCCGACCCCCTACTCGCCGCCGGCTCCTGCGGCGCCGTCGCCCGCGCCGGGGCTTCCCCCTCTTCCGCCAGGGCGACGGGGCGGCCGGATCGCTCTCTACTCGCTCTTCGGCTTCCTCGGTCTGCTGATGCTCGCTCTCGTGGCCTACTTCGGGCTCTTCCTCGGCGCGGCCGCATCGTTCATCGGCCTGGTGCTCGCACTCGTCCCGCTGGCGATCGTGTTCTTCGTCGTGCGCATGATCGACCGGTGGGAACCGGAGCCCAAGTCGCTGGTGTTCTTCGCCATCGCCTGGGGGGCTATCGCCGCGGTGGGCCTCACCCTGCTGGTCGATCTGGGTCTCACCGCGGTCTTCGGATTGCGCAGCGAGGCGGCGGGAGCGGTCGTCCAGGCTCCGATCGTGGAGGAGTTCTGGAAGGGCATCGGCGTCTTCCTGATCTTCCTGATCGCCCGGCGCTCGTTCGACGGTCCGGTCGACGGCGTCGTCTACGGTGCACTGGTGGGCGCCGGCTTCGCCTTCACCGAGAACATCCAGTACTTCGCGGTCAGCCTCATCGAGGGCGGCAGCGGGCAGCTCACCGTGACCTTCATCCTCCGAGCGATCATGTCTCCGTTCGCTCACGCGATGTTCACGTCGCTGACCGGCCTGGCGATCGGTCTCGCCGCCCGACGCCACGCGTCCGCCGGTGCGGCGCTCGGGTTCGGCGTCCTCGGCATGCTCGGTGCGATGCTGCTGCACGGCCTGTGGAACGGATCGTCCTTCGTGAACTTCTTCCTGCTGTACTTCGTGCTGCAGGTGCCGCTGTTCGTCGGCTTCATCTTCGGCATCATCGCGCTGAGGCGTGAGGAGTCGCGCCTCACCAGGGAACGACTCGGCGACTACGCCGCCGCCGGGTGGTTCACACCCGAGGAGGTCACGATGCTGGCGACGCCGGCTGGACGCAAGACCGGGCTGGCCTGGGCTTCGCAGCTGCGGGGTGACCGTCGCCCCCTCATGCGGCAGTTCATCAAGGATGCGACGATGCTCGCCTCGGTGCGCCAACGGGCGATCACCGGGCGGGATCCGATGGCCCCCGTAGACGAGCAGGCACTGCTCGCGCGCACGCGTGCGGCGAGGGCGGCGCTGCTGGCGTACTGA